A window of Costertonia aggregata contains these coding sequences:
- a CDS encoding VOC family protein, with translation MEVDHIFIFSNNKGKEANDLVEFGLTEGSSRLHPGQGTTNRKFYFDNFFLEILWVVNEEEIRSELTAKTKLWERSQFKKNGNSRFGLCLVNSELTDKLFEKSEIYEPDYFPKDMSIDIITNEQNPDLPWTFRLPYRGIKKENNEPIEHLNGIKSLTKVEFETQKDSEKAGFKDAFKNVENVRFTESDGLNLILEFDNNAQGKIKEFSGLNLTVKY, from the coding sequence ATGGAAGTAGACCACATATTTATTTTTTCTAATAACAAAGGAAAGGAAGCTAATGATTTGGTTGAATTTGGACTGACAGAAGGAAGTAGCCGACTTCATCCAGGTCAAGGAACTACAAATCGAAAATTCTATTTTGACAATTTTTTCCTTGAAATTTTATGGGTTGTAAATGAGGAAGAAATTCGGAGTGAGCTAACTGCAAAAACAAAACTTTGGGAACGTTCTCAGTTTAAGAAGAATGGAAATTCACGCTTTGGACTATGTTTGGTAAATTCAGAATTGACTGACAAACTTTTCGAGAAAAGTGAAATTTATGAACCTGATTATTTTCCAAAAGATATGTCAATTGACATAATCACGAATGAGCAAAACCCAGATTTACCTTGGACTTTCAGGCTTCCATATCGTGGCATAAAAAAAGAGAATAACGAACCGATTGAACACTTAAATGGGATAAAAAGTCTGACAAAAGTAGAATTTGAAACTCAAAAAGATAGTGAGAAAGCAGGTTTTAAAGATGCTTTCAAAAACGTTGAAAATGTAAGATTCACTGAAAGTGATGGTTTGAATTTAATACTTGAATTTGACAATAATGCTCAAGGAAAAATAAAAGAATTTTCGGGACTAAACTTGACAGTTAAATACTGA
- a CDS encoding type II toxin-antitoxin system VapC family toxin codes for MSRLLIDTNIVIDLLAKRDKFYDEAADLFSRADKKELELTISSLTFANTNYILSKLKSAKEAREILRKFKVLVELLSLDDKITELALSDDSFPDFEDGLQYYSAIENQIDVIITRNKKDFKNSKIPVLTAKEFLARK; via the coding sequence ATGAGCAGATTACTAATTGACACAAATATCGTTATAGATTTACTTGCAAAAAGAGATAAATTCTATGATGAAGCTGCCGATTTATTTTCTCGTGCGGACAAAAAAGAATTAGAACTAACAATTTCGTCCTTAACATTTGCAAATACAAATTATATTCTTTCAAAACTTAAATCAGCTAAAGAAGCCAGAGAAATCCTAAGGAAATTTAAAGTACTTGTTGAGTTATTAAGTTTGGATGACAAGATTACAGAATTGGCTTTGAGCGATGATAGTTTTCCAGATTTTGAGGATGGACTGCAATACTATTCAGCAATCGAAAATCAAATAGATGTAATTATAACACGGAATAAAAAGGACTTTAAAAATTCTAAAATTCCTGTTTTAACTGCGAAAGAATTTTTAGCTCGGAAATAA
- a CDS encoding DUF6364 family protein has translation MDKKLTLSLDKSIIESAKNYAKSNNISLSKLIESYLKTLTKRKRSSTEITPLVESLSGVINLDEDFDVKDAYTDYLIEKYK, from the coding sequence ATGGACAAAAAATTGACATTGAGTTTAGACAAATCAATTATCGAAAGTGCAAAGAATTATGCCAAATCGAATAACATTAGCTTGTCGAAACTTATCGAATCTTATTTGAAAACACTCACCAAACGGAAAAGAAGTTCAACGGAAATCACACCTCTCGTTGAAAGTTTAAGTGGAGTAATTAATCTTGATGAGGATTTTGACGTAAAAGATGCTTATACTGATTACCTTATTGAGAAATACAAATGA
- a CDS encoding helix-turn-helix domain-containing protein produces MNIVPIRTEKDYQKALERLEVIFDAKLGTKEGDELEILSILIDNYENEHFPIEMPDPISAIRFRMEQMGLKQKDLVEMIGFKSRVSEIMNKKRKLTLEMIRNLNAKLRIPTEVLIQDY; encoded by the coding sequence ATGAATATAGTACCAATAAGAACAGAAAAAGACTACCAAAAGGCACTCGAAAGGCTCGAAGTGATTTTTGATGCAAAGCTTGGAACCAAAGAAGGCGATGAATTGGAAATTCTTTCAATTTTAATTGACAACTATGAAAACGAACACTTCCCTATTGAAATGCCAGACCCGATTTCGGCAATTCGCTTCCGAATGGAACAAATGGGACTGAAACAAAAAGATTTGGTCGAAATGATTGGTTTCAAAAGTCGTGTCAGCGAAATAATGAACAAAAAACGAAAACTGACTTTAGAAATGATACGAAACTTGAATGCCAAATTGAGAATTCCTACAGAAGTGCTTATCCAAGATTATTAA
- a CDS encoding type II toxin-antitoxin system HigB family toxin: MKIFSRGTLRDFWEKHGDCELQLKTWYRETEKSNWTSMNELKSDYPNASILKNNRIVFNIKGNDYRLIVKFNIEYQLAWIRFIGTHAEYDKIDANEI; this comes from the coding sequence GTGAAAATATTTTCGAGAGGAACTTTGAGGGATTTTTGGGAAAAGCACGGCGACTGCGAATTGCAACTCAAAACGTGGTATCGTGAAACCGAAAAGTCAAATTGGACTTCGATGAACGAATTAAAAAGCGACTATCCTAATGCCAGTATCTTAAAGAACAACCGAATTGTTTTTAACATCAAAGGAAATGATTATCGACTGATTGTAAAATTCAATATTGAGTATCAACTTGCGTGGATAAGATTTATAGGAACTCACGCGGAATATGACAAAATTGACGCAAACGAAATTTAA
- a CDS encoding Shedu anti-phage system protein SduA domain-containing protein, producing MTKTLYETINRINREEGKDKKVRVFNRVVPYMNSEFGLDTSEIEVERDYSLLLDEILASGEFTQEDIVAFTDNLESGESSKVVIEKHINKQTEWLIDTVEEILDIDKLTKPKAKNIGSEKFKYTKVSITGPEHLMEKILSDYGQYSIFGVPALLNTDKYVIHEGSSRSQFDLILINHLGDIEIVELKRPDQYLFDYGNGRGKFYPSKDLAIAISQTERYITAIHKDNDDEYKIGGKKIREFINDEIGNTMFVESIRPKALIVIGSWKKLSKDHS from the coding sequence GTGACCAAGACTCTTTATGAAACAATAAATCGAATCAATCGAGAAGAAGGAAAAGACAAGAAAGTAAGGGTTTTTAATAGAGTTGTGCCATATATGAATTCTGAATTTGGTCTTGATACTTCTGAGATTGAAGTTGAACGAGACTATTCACTTCTTCTTGATGAAATTCTTGCGAGTGGTGAATTCACCCAAGAAGACATTGTAGCATTTACGGATAATTTGGAATCAGGAGAATCATCTAAAGTTGTAATTGAAAAACATATCAATAAGCAAACTGAGTGGCTAATTGATACAGTAGAGGAAATATTAGACATAGATAAGCTGACAAAACCTAAAGCGAAAAATATTGGCTCAGAAAAGTTTAAATACACTAAAGTTAGTATCACAGGACCTGAGCACTTAATGGAGAAAATATTGAGTGATTATGGACAATATTCAATCTTTGGAGTACCTGCATTACTCAACACCGATAAGTATGTAATTCATGAAGGAAGTTCGCGTTCCCAATTTGACCTAATCCTAATAAATCATTTAGGAGACATTGAGATTGTTGAATTAAAAAGGCCTGACCAATACCTTTTTGATTATGGGAATGGAAGAGGGAAGTTTTACCCCTCCAAGGATTTAGCAATCGCTATTTCACAAACTGAAAGGTACATAACAGCAATCCATAAGGATAATGATGATGAATATAAGATTGGAGGAAAGAAAATAAGAGAGTTTATTAATGATGAAATTGGTAACACAATGTTCGTTGAAAGTATTCGACCAAAAGCACTGATAGTTATAGGCTCATGGAAGAAACTCTCTAAGGACCATAGCTAA
- a CDS encoding CFI-box-CTERM domain-containing protein: MKYYSEFTTEYVNDICNELKSKGVLADKVEQKPFEPESFETLTNFLQNHIVRSLDIFTYLDNLGLVNRGRCPYTGQRIDETFPSWSFMNNRRVYVSHEGYEIMQKEDAEEYEKIMGHPKPQKSASSGKSGCYIATACYGNEFAPEVLYLKLFRDNVLAKNTFGRLFIKTYYFISPPIAEKLKNKEKINSFIRNRILNKIVKRIK, from the coding sequence ATGAAATATTATTCAGAATTTACCACAGAATATGTAAATGACATTTGCAACGAACTGAAATCAAAAGGAGTTTTGGCAGACAAAGTCGAGCAAAAACCATTTGAACCAGAAAGTTTTGAAACGCTAACAAATTTTTTGCAAAATCATATTGTTAGGTCTTTGGACATTTTTACCTACTTGGACAATTTAGGATTAGTCAATAGAGGTCGTTGCCCATACACAGGACAAAGAATTGATGAAACTTTCCCAAGTTGGTCTTTTATGAACAATCGCAGGGTTTATGTTTCTCACGAAGGTTATGAGATAATGCAAAAAGAAGATGCAGAGGAATATGAAAAAATAATGGGACATCCGAAACCCCAAAAAAGTGCGTCAAGTGGAAAAAGTGGCTGTTATATTGCGACTGCTTGTTATGGTAATGAATTTGCACCTGAAGTTCTGTATCTGAAACTGTTCAGAGATAATGTTTTGGCAAAAAATACTTTTGGTAGACTTTTCATAAAAACTTATTATTTCATTTCGCCACCAATCGCAGAAAAACTGAAAAACAAAGAAAAAATAAACAGTTTCATCAGAAATAGAATTTTGAACAAAATCGTAAAAAGAATTAAGTAA
- a CDS encoding IS110 family RNA-guided transposase, protein MNKYKETFGVDIGKDVFDVHGSNKGHNRYKNDETGFKKYLKELPPGSLVVMEATGYYHYRLAQFLYKNQVLVSVVNPLSIKRFIQMRLAKVKTDKSDAKAICEYALINEVPIYDALTDIQSECLQLFRLLDTYLKQRTATKNKIHGEVVLGVPSKFVYRSLIRNRKQLDKEISAIELKILSLVKKDQQEQLTLLTSIPGIGQKTALFLIVVTDGFSKFETAAQLCSYVGITPTIRESGSSVRGRSRISKVGNGKLRNLLFLCSFNACKHNKACTAVYDRIVNKGKSKKLALIAVANKLLKQCFAIAKSGRPYDETYVSILPR, encoded by the coding sequence ATGAATAAATATAAAGAAACTTTTGGAGTCGACATTGGTAAAGATGTCTTTGATGTACATGGCAGTAACAAAGGTCACAACCGGTATAAGAACGATGAAACGGGATTCAAGAAATACCTTAAAGAATTACCCCCTGGTTCATTGGTGGTTATGGAAGCTACAGGTTATTATCATTACAGACTGGCACAGTTTCTTTACAAAAATCAGGTACTGGTATCAGTTGTAAATCCTTTATCAATAAAGCGATTTATTCAAATGAGATTAGCAAAAGTAAAAACGGACAAAAGTGATGCAAAGGCTATTTGTGAATATGCTTTAATCAATGAAGTCCCTATTTACGATGCTTTGACAGATATCCAAAGTGAGTGTTTACAGTTGTTTCGGTTATTGGACACATATTTAAAACAGCGTACCGCAACTAAGAACAAGATACATGGAGAAGTTGTTTTGGGTGTTCCGTCAAAGTTTGTTTATCGTTCATTGATCCGTAACAGGAAACAGCTGGATAAAGAAATATCGGCTATCGAATTAAAGATTCTGTCATTGGTAAAAAAGGATCAACAAGAGCAATTGACCCTGTTAACTTCCATACCTGGAATAGGTCAAAAGACAGCCTTGTTCTTAATAGTTGTGACCGACGGTTTTTCCAAGTTTGAGACTGCGGCACAGCTTTGTAGTTACGTTGGCATAACTCCAACGATAAGAGAGTCAGGGAGCAGCGTTAGAGGTCGTTCACGAATAAGTAAGGTAGGTAATGGAAAACTGCGCAACCTATTATTTCTATGCTCTTTCAATGCCTGTAAGCACAACAAGGCATGTACGGCGGTTTATGATCGGATAGTAAATAAAGGGAAAAGCAAGAAGCTTGCTTTGATAGCAGTAGCCAACAAACTGCTTAAACAGTGTTTTGCCATTGCAAAATCTGGCAGGCCATATGACGAAACTTACGTTTCGATATTGCCAAGATAA
- a CDS encoding IS110 family RNA-guided transposase produces METQQTARPKLFIGIDIHKRSWKVHCATDLSSGRTFSMSPEPELLLNYVEKYYPDYDVTTAYEAGCCGYHAHRCFEGYGWRSLVVNPADIFRRGKERHTKTDRIDAQLIARELKDGRLESIQVPDPKREQLRSLFRRRNDLVKDMRQVKSYIKMQLLYYGITVPEEFDNDHWSHRFRTWLDTLVFDYEPCNIVLASRMRSFRFIDKEFRDVSTSLRKYTKQYYKKDFELLKSIPGIGGIVASGILSELGDLRRFKNIKHLAGYVGMAPGVYQSGDTFRNTGITMRAHRLMRSYFIEASWQAIRTDPVMQGYYRKHRGKNVKSIIVKVARKLLSRTLAVIKTETPYQIGVIE; encoded by the coding sequence ATGGAAACACAACAAACTGCAAGACCTAAGTTATTCATTGGTATCGACATACACAAACGTAGCTGGAAGGTCCACTGTGCTACCGACCTTAGTTCCGGCAGGACTTTTTCAATGTCGCCCGAGCCTGAACTGCTTCTAAACTATGTTGAGAAGTATTATCCCGATTACGATGTTACAACAGCTTATGAAGCTGGCTGTTGCGGTTACCATGCCCATCGTTGCTTCGAGGGTTATGGTTGGCGTTCTTTGGTGGTGAACCCTGCGGATATTTTCAGGAGAGGTAAGGAACGCCATACCAAGACCGATAGGATAGATGCACAGCTCATAGCCAGGGAGCTTAAAGATGGTCGTTTGGAGAGCATACAAGTGCCCGACCCCAAGCGGGAACAATTGCGAAGTCTCTTTAGAAGGCGTAACGATCTGGTCAAGGATATGCGCCAGGTCAAGAGTTATATCAAGATGCAGTTGTTGTATTACGGGATAACGGTACCGGAGGAGTTCGACAATGACCATTGGAGCCATAGGTTCCGTACTTGGTTGGACACGTTGGTCTTCGATTACGAACCGTGCAATATTGTACTTGCGAGCCGTATGCGCAGTTTCAGGTTTATCGACAAGGAGTTCAGGGATGTATCGACGAGCCTTCGCAAGTACACCAAGCAATATTATAAGAAGGACTTTGAGTTATTGAAGAGTATTCCCGGGATAGGGGGCATAGTCGCCAGTGGTATTTTAAGTGAGCTGGGCGACCTGCGCCGTTTCAAGAACATCAAGCACTTGGCAGGTTATGTGGGCATGGCCCCTGGGGTTTACCAGAGTGGCGACACTTTCCGCAATACGGGTATCACCATGCGTGCTCACCGCTTGATGAGGAGTTACTTTATAGAAGCGTCTTGGCAAGCTATTCGAACCGATCCCGTGATGCAGGGGTATTATAGAAAACACCGGGGCAAGAACGTTAAATCGATTATAGTGAAGGTAGCTAGAAAACTACTGAGCAGAACCCTTGCAGTAATAAAGACGGAGACTCCCTATCAAATAGGGGTCATAGAATAA